A genome region from Dolichospermum compactum NIES-806 includes the following:
- a CDS encoding aromatic ring-hydroxylating dioxygenase subunit alpha, translating into MVQTQSFINENSLTEILPGGSNPDAFELAEAWYPVHYLQDLDKSKPTHFTLLGKDIVIWWDHKNSSWQVFIDQCPHRLAPLSEGRINEDGLLECPYHGWSFAGDGSCQKIPQQVAGAKAETSPRSCVTSLPTTERQGLLFVYAGNSENAINTKVPVIEPIEAAPEGWVIMNTFRDVPYDALTLLENILDPSHIAFTHHRTVGNRANAAPLELEIVESGKYGFAGIWKQGLKAGQSGKLSTTFIAPGLMWHDINAEKGRILTVVYAVPIRKGECRIIARFPFKFKSKLPGFFIKIRPRWYVHIGQNGVLEDDQIFLHYQERYLAAKGGSANFNKAFYLATKADTFVAELRKWVNQYHGETFPGESLPPLLLNRELLLERYHSHTEKCASCRQALKKIQQLKFWCGVLTILTLASSPLFAFLVETKSILFAMTETFIPLLLGAAWWKLSQLEREFYEGRMIPPRNLPEKKR; encoded by the coding sequence ATGGTGCAAACACAATCTTTTATCAACGAGAATTCTTTAACAGAAATATTACCTGGAGGGAGTAACCCAGATGCTTTTGAATTAGCAGAAGCATGGTATCCAGTTCACTATCTTCAAGATTTAGACAAATCCAAACCCACACATTTCACTCTTTTAGGTAAAGATATTGTAATTTGGTGGGATCATAAAAACTCATCTTGGCAAGTATTTATAGATCAATGTCCTCACCGTCTTGCACCTCTTTCGGAAGGCAGAATTAATGAAGATGGATTGTTAGAATGTCCTTATCATGGTTGGTCATTTGCTGGAGATGGAAGTTGTCAAAAAATTCCCCAACAGGTTGCAGGTGCAAAAGCAGAAACTTCTCCCAGGTCTTGTGTAACATCTTTACCAACAACAGAACGACAAGGATTATTATTTGTCTATGCTGGTAATTCAGAAAATGCTATAAATACGAAAGTTCCTGTAATTGAACCCATAGAAGCAGCGCCGGAAGGATGGGTAATTATGAACACTTTTCGAGATGTTCCTTATGATGCTTTAACATTATTAGAAAATATCCTTGATCCTAGCCATATTGCCTTTACCCATCATCGTACAGTGGGAAATCGTGCCAATGCTGCACCCTTAGAATTAGAAATAGTTGAATCGGGAAAATATGGTTTTGCAGGGATTTGGAAACAAGGATTAAAAGCAGGACAATCGGGAAAACTTTCCACAACATTTATTGCTCCTGGTTTAATGTGGCATGATATTAATGCTGAAAAAGGCAGAATTTTAACCGTTGTTTATGCTGTGCCGATTCGCAAAGGTGAATGTCGGATAATTGCCCGTTTCCCGTTTAAGTTCAAGTCTAAACTACCAGGATTTTTTATTAAAATTCGCCCTCGTTGGTATGTCCATATTGGTCAAAATGGCGTTTTAGAAGATGATCAAATTTTTCTCCATTATCAAGAACGTTATTTAGCTGCTAAAGGTGGTAGTGCTAATTTTAATAAAGCCTTTTATCTGGCGACAAAAGCAGATACTTTTGTGGCTGAGTTACGTAAGTGGGTAAATCAATATCATGGGGAAACATTTCCCGGAGAATCTTTACCACCACTTTTACTAAATAGAGAATTACTGCTAGAAAGATATCATTCCCATACAGAAAAATGTGCTAGTTGTCGTCAGGCTTTAAAGAAAATTCAACAGTTAAAATTTTGGTGTGGTGTTCTTACAATTCTCACTTTAGCTAGTAGTCCGTTATTCGCATTTTTGGTGGAAACAAAATCAATTCTATTTGCGATGACAGAAACATTTATTCCTCTTTTATTGGGTGCAGCTTGGTGGAAATTAAGTCAGTTGGAAAGGGAGTTTTATGAAGGGAGAATGATCCCCCCGCGCAATTTACCGGAGAAAAAAAGATAA
- the crcB gene encoding fluoride efflux transporter CrcB has protein sequence MLQQAEIRVPIAISLGAIAGALSRYYLTLWFTNRFGFSFPYGTFFINISGCLAMGFFATLAMEKTAMISPEIKLIVATGFLGAYTTFSTFGLDTVGFLQRGNWLAAAGYFSGSTILGIISVQLGMVFARMFN, from the coding sequence ATGTTACAACAGGCAGAAATTCGTGTTCCCATTGCTATTAGTTTAGGGGCAATAGCTGGGGCTTTAAGTCGCTATTATTTAACTTTGTGGTTTACGAACCGCTTTGGTTTCAGTTTTCCCTATGGAACTTTTTTTATTAATATTAGCGGTTGTTTAGCAATGGGGTTTTTCGCAACTTTAGCTATGGAAAAAACAGCGATGATTTCTCCAGAAATTAAGTTAATTGTCGCTACAGGATTTTTAGGCGCATATACTACTTTTTCTACTTTTGGGTTAGATACAGTTGGCTTTTTACAACGTGGTAATTGGTTAGCTGCTGCTGGTTATTTTTCAGGTAGTACAATTTTAGGAATTATCAGTGTGCAATTAGGGATGGTTTTTGCTAGAATGTTCAATTAA
- a CDS encoding zinc metalloprotease HtpX: MGNQLKTAILLATLSGLLIAISYWVIGGTGGLVIGIGLAAATNLFSWYQSDKIALAVYNAQPVTAAEAPGLYRIVQKLSTRANIPMPGVYIVPSPTANAFATGRDPEHAAVAVTAGILDILPEDELEGVIAHELTHIINRDTLTQAVAATVAGAVSFLAQMLSYSMWFGGGSRDNERGGNPLGVLATVLFAPIAATIIQLAISRTREFSADAGAAKLTGNPRALARALQRLESTARQMPLNANPAFEPLLIIHPISGQFLGNLFSSHPVTEARVEALLQLEGQLISR, encoded by the coding sequence ATGGGAAATCAACTGAAAACTGCTATTTTACTGGCTACTCTCAGTGGCTTGTTAATAGCAATTAGTTACTGGGTAATTGGTGGTACGGGGGGTTTAGTCATCGGAATTGGGTTAGCAGCAGCAACTAATCTATTCTCTTGGTATCAATCAGATAAGATTGCTTTAGCAGTATATAATGCCCAACCTGTCACCGCAGCAGAAGCACCAGGACTGTATCGTATTGTCCAAAAATTATCTACCCGTGCCAATATTCCTATGCCGGGAGTGTACATTGTTCCTAGTCCCACTGCCAATGCTTTTGCCACAGGACGAGATCCTGAACACGCGGCTGTGGCTGTCACCGCCGGGATTTTAGACATCCTCCCAGAGGATGAATTAGAAGGTGTAATTGCCCACGAACTTACCCACATTATCAATCGTGATACCTTAACTCAAGCGGTTGCGGCTACTGTGGCTGGGGCTGTTTCTTTCCTCGCGCAAATGCTCAGTTATAGTATGTGGTTTGGTGGCGGTTCACGAGATAATGAAAGAGGTGGAAATCCTTTGGGTGTATTAGCAACAGTCCTATTTGCCCCCATTGCTGCAACAATTATTCAGTTGGCAATTTCCCGCACAAGAGAGTTTTCTGCTGATGCTGGTGCAGCCAAATTAACAGGTAATCCTCGCGCCTTAGCTAGGGCTTTACAAAGGTTAGAATCTACAGCCAGACAAATGCCTTTAAATGCTAATCCAGCTTTTGAACCATTATTAATTATTCATCCTATTTCTGGGCAGTTTTTGGGAAATCTTTTCTCTAGTCACCCAGTAACTGAAGCCCGTGTAGAAGCTTTATTGCAATTAGAAGGGCAACTTATTAGTCGTTAA
- the cruF gene encoding gamma-carotene 1'-hydroxylase CruF → MRQLVIVERVCLIGHIVSMVFGLVGILIVIPNAEMIVSLSEVGQSVMQWSMAGGGVVYMILGALGVLLYAYRTLGLGRALGFLIPSVLISLTSELLGTSTGFPFGHYSYLSGLGYKISGLVPFTIPLSWFYVGCVSYVLARAGLDVDKKPTLFRHVGAIVLGALLLTSWDFVLDPAMSQTSLPFWYWQQPGAFFGMPYQNFAGWMGTGSLFMTVAALLWSKSPIKLDNYQLNIPLLVYLGNFGFATVMSLAAGFPIPVLLGVALGVAPAVILWFKGSNAPATVNIEAATKEVAVANVKVAFK, encoded by the coding sequence ATGAGACAACTTGTTATCGTCGAGCGCGTATGCCTAATTGGTCATATCGTTTCTATGGTATTTGGACTGGTGGGAATACTGATTGTTATTCCCAATGCTGAGATGATTGTCAGCTTATCAGAAGTTGGACAAAGCGTTATGCAGTGGAGCATGGCGGGCGGCGGTGTGGTATATATGATTTTAGGAGCGCTGGGAGTGTTACTCTATGCTTACCGAACTTTAGGTTTGGGACGTGCTTTAGGATTTTTAATACCATCTGTATTAATTTCTTTGACTAGTGAATTATTAGGAACTAGCACTGGTTTTCCTTTTGGTCACTACAGCTATTTGAGTGGTTTGGGTTATAAAATTTCCGGGTTAGTGCCTTTTACAATTCCCTTGTCATGGTTTTATGTGGGATGTGTTTCTTATGTGTTGGCGCGGGCGGGTTTAGACGTAGATAAAAAACCCACTTTGTTCCGTCACGTCGGAGCAATTGTTTTGGGGGCTTTACTGCTCACTTCTTGGGATTTTGTGCTTGACCCAGCTATGAGTCAAACTTCTCTTCCCTTCTGGTATTGGCAACAACCTGGGGCTTTCTTTGGAATGCCTTACCAAAATTTCGCTGGGTGGATGGGTACTGGGTCGTTATTTATGACTGTTGCGGCTTTGTTATGGAGCAAAAGCCCGATTAAATTAGACAATTACCAATTGAATATCCCTTTATTAGTTTATTTGGGTAATTTCGGTTTTGCGACAGTGATGAGTTTGGCGGCTGGGTTTCCTATCCCGGTATTGCTAGGTGTGGCTTTAGGTGTGGCTCCTGCTGTAATACTGTGGTTTAAGGGTTCTAACGCACCTGCAACGGTGAATATTGAAGCAGCGACTAAGGAAGTTGCTGTTGCTAATGTGAAAGTTGCTTTCAAATAA
- the rpmA gene encoding 50S ribosomal protein L27: MAHKKGTGSTRNGRDSNAQRLGVKRYGGQTVRAGNILIRQRGTKVHPGNNVGIGSDDTLFALVDGVVTFERRGKSQKKVSVYPVAVEAVEAVAD, from the coding sequence ATGGCTCATAAGAAGGGAACGGGTAGTACGCGAAACGGTCGTGACTCTAATGCTCAACGACTAGGTGTAAAGCGTTATGGTGGACAAACTGTACGCGCAGGTAATATTCTCATCCGTCAACGTGGTACTAAGGTTCATCCTGGTAATAATGTTGGTATCGGTAGTGATGATACTTTGTTCGCTTTAGTTGATGGTGTAGTTACATTTGAAAGAAGAGGTAAAAGCCAGAAGAAAGTTAGCGTTTATCCAGTGGCGGTAGAAGCAGTAGAAGCGGTAGCCGACTAG
- the rplU gene encoding 50S ribosomal protein L21 has protein sequence MTYAIIETGGKQMKVEAGRFYDIELLTAEPDEKVTINAVLLVHHEGAVSIGQPLVEGATVEGTIMRHFRGRKVLVYKMKPKKKTRKKRGHRQEITRFLINSINLNGEVLAYEEAPTMAESPVINADFVEETAEES, from the coding sequence ATGACCTACGCGATTATTGAAACTGGCGGTAAGCAAATGAAAGTAGAAGCAGGTCGCTTTTACGACATTGAACTACTAACCGCTGAACCAGATGAAAAAGTTACCATCAACGCAGTATTACTTGTACATCACGAAGGCGCAGTTTCCATTGGACAACCTTTAGTAGAAGGTGCGACAGTGGAAGGGACAATTATGCGACATTTCAGAGGTCGCAAAGTCCTGGTGTATAAGATGAAACCTAAAAAGAAAACCCGCAAAAAACGGGGACATCGCCAGGAAATTACCAGATTTCTGATTAATTCTATCAATCTTAACGGTGAAGTATTAGCTTACGAAGAAGCCCCAACGATGGCTGAAAGTCCCGTTATTAATGCTGATTTCGTGGAAGAAACCGCAGAAGAATCATAA
- a CDS encoding transposase, giving the protein MRLKNFPEVVKTILKPLPKKDYPVLDTFSFVSVWLQYVMDKSIVSMRDLFQRLNNQGIDLKISNFSKASKKRDTQVFLEIITELNNQLRKKKGKEETQALFPIDSTIITLTSKLLWSQGYHQVKLFCGLDSLTSEVGGMVIHFGQGHDHKYGQETVEAIPSKGVGIMDRGFASSERISELKQQKNKAFVLRIKNNVTLEMLENGNCKVGKDEREVEIRVVAFCDIETKSEFRLATNLLNEGEEQVSNQEIMEIYIQRWQIELLWKFLKMHLKLDRLMTKNENGIRIQIMCCLIAYLILQLIEIPQEFGKTLLDKLRYLQSYMCQEISYVHWFRKLIWIR; this is encoded by the coding sequence ATGCGCTTAAAGAATTTCCCAGAAGTGGTCAAAACAATATTGAAACCATTGCCCAAAAAAGATTATCCAGTTCTGGACACATTTTCATTTGTATCAGTGTGGTTACAGTATGTCATGGATAAAAGTATAGTGAGTATGAGAGATTTATTTCAAAGACTAAATAATCAAGGGATAGATTTAAAAATATCAAATTTTTCCAAGGCAAGTAAAAAGAGAGATACTCAAGTATTTTTGGAGATAATAACTGAATTAAACAATCAACTGAGAAAGAAAAAAGGAAAGGAAGAAACCCAAGCATTATTTCCTATAGATTCAACAATTATTACATTAACAAGTAAATTATTATGGAGTCAAGGATATCATCAAGTAAAACTATTTTGTGGGTTAGATAGTTTGACATCAGAAGTTGGTGGAATGGTGATTCATTTTGGGCAAGGACATGACCATAAATATGGACAAGAAACAGTAGAAGCAATTCCGTCAAAAGGAGTAGGGATAATGGATAGAGGATTTGCATCCTCCGAAAGAATATCTGAATTAAAACAACAAAAAAATAAAGCTTTTGTCTTAAGAATTAAAAATAATGTCACTTTAGAAATGCTAGAAAATGGTAATTGTAAAGTTGGCAAAGATGAAAGAGAAGTGGAAATTAGAGTAGTAGCATTTTGTGATATAGAAACTAAGAGTGAATTTCGTTTAGCAACAAACTTATTAAATGAAGGAGAAGAGCAAGTTAGTAATCAAGAGATTATGGAAATTTACATACAAAGATGGCAAATTGAATTGTTATGGAAATTCTTAAAAATGCACCTCAAGTTAGACAGACTTATGACAAAGAATGAGAATGGAATTAGAATTCAGATAATGTGCTGTTTAATCGCTTATTTGATATTGCAACTAATAGAAATACCGCAAGAATTTGGCAAAACTTTATTAGATAAACTCCGTTATCTTCAGTCCTATATGTGTCAGGAAATAAGTTATGTTCATTGGTTTAGAAAACTTATTTGGATAAGATGA
- a CDS encoding heterocyst differentiation related protein, which translates to MSESMAFIGGVAVAGLAALVLLKGTNTPIQSNFAVSPQIPGTVMAPQVMQYPPNYGQPAYSNQPPTTTNSDQRLEMEKLKMNMQIEKLKSDNEQLKLQNQQFQVQAQSFTQREWQLAQQANQQKMATLQQPEQNNWWSSPMLWAVGGATLTIGGGVVVAGVLSLFAPKQRPTRTVQVIHPYNGSTPSLNPVRRAEFLPSSRMESRRIETAEYDEMH; encoded by the coding sequence ATGAGCGAAAGTATGGCATTTATTGGCGGAGTCGCAGTAGCAGGGTTAGCGGCTTTAGTTTTGCTAAAAGGAACAAACACCCCAATACAATCGAATTTTGCTGTTAGTCCCCAAATTCCAGGGACAGTCATGGCACCCCAGGTAATGCAGTATCCTCCTAATTACGGGCAACCTGCCTATTCTAATCAGCCCCCAACTACTACTAATTCTGATCAGCGTCTAGAAATGGAAAAGCTGAAAATGAATATGCAAATAGAGAAGTTGAAAAGCGACAATGAACAACTCAAGTTACAAAATCAACAATTCCAGGTACAAGCTCAAAGTTTTACGCAACGGGAGTGGCAATTAGCACAACAAGCTAATCAACAAAAAATGGCCACTTTACAACAACCCGAACAAAATAATTGGTGGTCTTCACCTATGCTTTGGGCTGTTGGTGGTGCTACCTTGACTATTGGTGGTGGTGTTGTTGTTGCTGGTGTCTTATCTTTATTTGCACCAAAACAGCGTCCTACTCGGACTGTTCAGGTGATTCATCCCTACAATGGATCAACACCATCTTTAAATCCTGTGCGTCGCGCTGAGTTTTTACCATCTTCTCGCATGGAATCTAGAAGGATCGAAACGGCAGAATACGACGAAATGCACTAA
- the trpA gene encoding tryptophan synthase subunit alpha, with product MTAISRCFENLRRNQECALIPFITAGDPDLETTAKALQVLDHSGADIIELGVPYSDPLADGPVIQAAATRALERGTTLEQVLEMLKGISPSLRSPIILFTYYNPILHRGVDKFLGQIKDAGVAGLVVPDLPLEESAGLIKPAAEMGIDLTLLVAPTSSPERIEAIARASQGFIYLVSVTGVTGMRTQMQTRVGDLLQQIRNVTDKPIGVGFGISEPEQARQVKAWGADAAIVGSAMVKRLAEGTPEQGLDAIAQFCKSLKTAIKNPS from the coding sequence ATGACTGCTATTTCTCGTTGCTTTGAAAATTTAAGACGGAATCAAGAGTGCGCGTTGATTCCTTTTATTACAGCTGGTGATCCGGATTTAGAAACTACTGCTAAGGCTTTGCAGGTTCTGGATCATTCTGGGGCGGATATTATTGAGTTGGGTGTACCCTATTCTGATCCTTTGGCTGATGGTCCGGTGATTCAGGCTGCGGCTACTCGCGCTTTGGAGAGGGGAACGACTTTAGAGCAGGTATTGGAGATGCTCAAGGGGATTAGTCCGAGTTTGCGATCGCCTATTATTTTATTTACCTATTACAATCCGATTTTACATCGAGGCGTTGATAAGTTTTTGGGGCAAATTAAGGATGCTGGGGTGGCAGGTTTAGTTGTGCCGGATTTGCCATTGGAAGAGTCAGCAGGGCTAATCAAACCAGCGGCAGAGATGGGGATAGATTTAACATTATTGGTAGCTCCTACGAGTTCTCCTGAAAGAATTGAAGCGATCGCTCGTGCATCTCAAGGATTTATCTATTTGGTCAGTGTTACTGGTGTCACGGGAATGCGAACCCAAATGCAAACGCGGGTTGGTGATTTACTGCAACAAATTCGTAATGTTACGGATAAACCTATCGGGGTGGGTTTTGGAATTTCTGAGCCTGAGCAAGCGCGACAGGTGAAAGCATGGGGGGCGGATGCGGCAATTGTCGGTAGTGCTATGGTGAAGCGACTGGCAGAAGGCACACCAGAACAGGGATTAGATGCGATCGCTCAATTTTGCAAAAGTCTCAAGACAGCCATTAAAAATCCCTCTTAA
- a CDS encoding DUF3007 family protein, whose amino-acid sequence MRRIDAIGIGLGVFVAGGLAYVGLQVVGLDSQNAGIWSQVFLMAGLIGWLCTYIFRAIGNKMTYHQQREAYETAFLQKRLDELSPEELAKLQAKMEEEKESQV is encoded by the coding sequence ATGCGACGTATTGACGCGATTGGTATTGGATTGGGCGTTTTTGTAGCTGGTGGCTTGGCTTATGTGGGTTTGCAAGTAGTGGGTTTAGATAGTCAGAATGCTGGTATCTGGAGTCAAGTTTTCTTGATGGCTGGCTTAATTGGCTGGTTATGCACCTATATTTTCCGAGCGATAGGGAATAAAATGACCTACCATCAACAACGGGAAGCTTATGAAACGGCTTTTTTGCAAAAGCGGCTTGATGAACTCTCTCCTGAAGAGTTAGCTAAACTGCAAGCAAAGATGGAAGAGGAAAAAGAATCTCAGGTTTAG
- the ndhL gene encoding NAD(P)H-quinone oxidoreductase subunit L, protein MVVALLYLSLAGAYLLVIPIAVFFYLSLRWYNCGSVERVFMYFLVFFFFPGLLVLSPFVNLNPRPRKIA, encoded by the coding sequence ATGGTTGTAGCACTACTGTATCTGAGTTTGGCGGGCGCTTATTTGCTGGTAATACCCATTGCTGTATTTTTCTACTTGAGTTTAAGATGGTATAACTGTGGTTCTGTGGAACGGGTGTTTATGTACTTTTTAGTGTTCTTTTTCTTTCCGGGGTTGCTAGTTCTCTCCCCGTTTGTGAATTTGAACCCCCGTCCTCGAAAAATTGCTTAA
- a CDS encoding adenylosuccinate synthase, with protein sequence MANVIVIGAQWGDEGKGKITDLLSRSADVVVRYQGGVNAGHTIVVQGQTFKLHLIPSGILYPKTECIIGCGTVIDPQVLIKELEQLEQLNISTANLLISQTAHVTMPYHRMIDKASEEVRGNHKIGTTGRGIGPTYADKSERTGIRMLDLMDTDGLPEQLERTINYKNTILEKLYNLPPLNPQAVIEEYLGYAERLRPFVVDTSLKIYDAVLRRRNILFEGAQGTLLDLDHGTYPYVTSSNPVAGGACVGSGLGPTMIDRVIGVSKAYTTRVGEGPFPTELNGEIGDLLGDRGAEFGTTTGRKRRCGWFDAVIGRYAVRINGMDCMALTKLDVLDELEEINVCVAYEIDGERCEDFPTSARQFARCRPIYKTVPGWQVSTSHCRTLEELPQKALDYLKFLAELMKVPIAIVSLGASRDQTIIVEDPIHGPKRALLQPNGTPV encoded by the coding sequence TTGGCTAACGTCATTGTCATAGGTGCCCAGTGGGGCGACGAAGGAAAAGGTAAAATAACTGACTTACTCAGCCGCTCCGCAGACGTGGTGGTACGTTATCAAGGGGGAGTTAACGCTGGGCATACAATCGTAGTCCAAGGTCAGACGTTTAAGCTGCACTTAATCCCCTCTGGTATTTTGTATCCAAAAACCGAATGTATCATTGGCTGTGGCACAGTCATAGATCCACAGGTTTTGATTAAAGAACTCGAACAACTAGAACAACTAAATATTTCCACGGCTAATCTATTGATATCTCAGACGGCTCATGTCACCATGCCCTATCATCGCATGATTGATAAGGCATCTGAGGAAGTCCGGGGAAATCATAAAATCGGCACCACCGGTAGAGGCATTGGTCCCACCTACGCGGATAAATCGGAACGTACAGGCATCAGGATGTTAGACCTGATGGACACCGATGGTCTGCCTGAGCAGTTAGAACGGACGATAAACTATAAAAATACCATTTTAGAAAAGCTGTATAATCTACCGCCCTTGAATCCACAAGCAGTGATTGAGGAGTATTTAGGTTATGCAGAACGCTTGCGTCCTTTTGTCGTTGATACATCGTTGAAAATCTACGATGCAGTTTTACGACGACGAAATATTTTGTTTGAGGGCGCACAAGGGACATTACTTGACCTGGATCATGGAACTTATCCCTACGTCACCTCCTCTAACCCAGTCGCTGGCGGGGCTTGCGTTGGTAGTGGATTAGGTCCGACAATGATAGATCGGGTAATTGGTGTATCCAAAGCCTATACTACAAGAGTGGGAGAAGGTCCATTCCCCACAGAACTAAATGGCGAAATTGGGGACTTACTAGGCGATCGCGGTGCAGAATTTGGCACAACTACAGGGCGCAAACGTCGCTGTGGTTGGTTTGATGCGGTTATAGGGCGTTATGCAGTCCGTATTAACGGCATGGATTGCATGGCACTTACCAAACTAGATGTTCTCGATGAATTAGAGGAAATCAATGTTTGTGTGGCTTATGAAATTGATGGTGAACGCTGCGAAGACTTCCCCACCAGCGCTCGTCAGTTCGCGCGTTGTCGTCCCATCTACAAAACTGTACCAGGGTGGCAAGTTTCAACAAGTCACTGTCGTACCCTGGAAGAGTTACCACAAAAAGCACTGGACTATCTGAAATTCTTAGCAGAATTAATGAAAGTGCCGATCGCAATTGTTTCCTTGGGAGCAAGTCGTGATCAAACTATCATTGTCGAAGACCCGATTCACGGTCCCAAACGCGCCCTGTTACAACCCAACGGTACACCTGTTTAG
- the rplY gene encoding 50S ribosomal protein L25, whose amino-acid sequence MAIALESKTRPEGSKPRALRRSGLIPANLYGHKGIESIALVLDAKVVERLLKQVTPNKTEIELSIPELEWTGTTVIRELQIHPAKGTPYHLSFFAGAKG is encoded by the coding sequence ATGGCGATCGCACTCGAATCTAAAACCCGTCCCGAAGGTAGCAAACCCAGAGCTTTGCGCCGTTCAGGCTTAATTCCCGCCAACTTGTATGGTCACAAAGGAATTGAATCAATTGCTCTAGTTCTTGACGCTAAAGTTGTAGAACGCCTGCTCAAGCAAGTTACCCCCAACAAAACCGAAATAGAACTCAGCATTCCTGAATTAGAGTGGACTGGTACAACCGTAATCCGTGAACTTCAGATTCACCCCGCCAAAGGCACACCTTATCACCTCAGTTTTTTTGCCGGAGCTAAAGGCTAA